In the genome of Pediococcus claussenii ATCC BAA-344, one region contains:
- a CDS encoding multicopper oxidase family protein, giving the protein MISKYFYDENAYDYHDGGYINLEKAPGEDHPLAVPPILKPDKIENNDIYYTVTAQAGETQILPGDKTKTWGYNGSLLGPAIPFETGKTYHVTLKNELPEVTTFHWHGLNIVGPYEDGGPHAPVMPHGERKITFTVDQPAANIWLHPHPCPNTARQVWNGLAAPVIISDEHEKSLSLPSEWGVNDFPVVLQDRSFHNNQLSYTADYDVDGTLGKYALVNGTTNPYIDVSTPIIRLRFLNGSNRREWRLHFEDQHPFTQIGSDGGLLPDAVELDRIMLTCAERADILVNFSNYKAGQTVTLLTDDHTLLKFRIRSFKPQDIKLPSPLAILDHLDTDDQTPVFKTVMSGMDDQVRLDGKLFDMQRIDTRQQVNQTQIWEVSNTNDMENGMIHPFHIHGCQFQLIDRNGKAIYANEHGWKDTIGVNPNETVRIKVRFTKLGVFMYHCHILEHEDTGMMAQIEIFDPDHPIEYHLLPMDHKM; this is encoded by the coding sequence ATGATTTCAAAATATTTTTATGACGAAAATGCGTATGATTATCATGACGGTGGATATATTAACTTGGAAAAGGCCCCTGGAGAAGATCATCCATTAGCCGTTCCGCCAATTCTAAAGCCTGATAAAATTGAAAACAACGATATATACTATACCGTAACCGCACAGGCTGGTGAAACACAAATTTTACCGGGAGATAAGACTAAAACTTGGGGATATAACGGCAGTCTGTTGGGACCAGCGATTCCTTTTGAAACTGGTAAAACTTACCACGTTACTCTTAAAAATGAGTTACCTGAAGTTACAACCTTTCACTGGCACGGTTTAAATATTGTCGGACCTTATGAAGATGGAGGACCTCATGCTCCAGTTATGCCACATGGTGAGCGTAAAATTACGTTTACCGTTGATCAGCCAGCTGCGAACATCTGGTTACATCCACATCCATGCCCAAATACTGCGAGACAAGTATGGAACGGGCTAGCTGCACCAGTCATTATTTCAGATGAGCATGAAAAAAGTTTATCCCTTCCCAGTGAATGGGGAGTTAATGATTTCCCAGTTGTTCTACAGGACCGTAGTTTCCATAACAACCAACTATCTTACACTGCTGATTATGATGTAGATGGAACACTTGGTAAATATGCACTAGTAAACGGAACAACTAATCCATACATTGACGTCTCTACACCCATTATTCGTTTAAGATTCTTAAATGGATCAAATCGTCGAGAATGGCGGCTACATTTTGAAGATCAGCATCCATTTACCCAAATTGGTAGCGACGGAGGCCTCCTTCCAGACGCTGTTGAACTTGATCGCATAATGTTAACTTGTGCTGAAAGGGCCGATATTTTAGTTAACTTTTCAAATTATAAAGCTGGTCAAACAGTAACCTTATTAACAGATGACCATACATTACTAAAATTCCGAATTAGATCATTTAAACCTCAAGATATCAAACTTCCATCGCCGTTAGCCATACTTGACCACTTAGATACTGATGATCAAACTCCAGTATTTAAGACGGTTATGTCCGGCATGGATGATCAGGTCCGCTTAGACGGAAAACTATTTGATATGCAACGCATTGACACTCGGCAACAAGTTAACCAAACCCAAATATGGGAAGTCAGTAACACCAATGATATGGAAAACGGAATGATTCATCCATTCCATATTCATGGTTGTCAGTTTCAATTAATCGACCGTAATGGTAAAGCTATTTATGCTAACGAACACGGTTGGAAGGATACAATTGGCGTTAATCCAAATGAAACAGTTCGTATCAAGGTTCGCTTTACTAAGCTGGGCGTCTTTATGTATCACTGTCACATTCTTGAACATGAAGACACTGGTATGATGGCTCAAATCGAAATATTTGACCCTGACCATCCTATTGAATACCATCTATTGCCCATGGACCATAAAATGTAA
- a CDS encoding cation:proton antiporter — protein MVETFFPIILLVGVVASIMIQNHIKAIPLPIVFIVVGMLFSMLPLYQHFTFDPTLFLFLIVAPFLYNDAQSASRYWIGRGAINIFSLSIMLVIFTVIGVGIVVHSIFSIIPLALVIALSAIVTPTDATSVSAFSFPNKNLQIPYIILQNESLFNDATGFVTLNIAVAMYLSGTFSIGAALVAFLIEFGGGLLFGVIIGVIIHAIRSLLISLGDDSPLVMVSIEMIVPFIAYFVADGFGFSGILAVVAAGLIQGSENDNLQLTSSRMQLVRSNAWEIIEQALTGVIFILLGISLPTIIIGILNTGHNLLFLLVMIALSIYTVKFVIRLLWTRYLVWMHIPSASRWKDSWIMALSGASGTISLALAFLLPKSINENSVVNRNSMIFIISVVIIVSLTIAAVTVPKPTRPKKNKDLIKPVDKWVREMIMVAMNTVRKEKEHQVESDIVVDALSQQLHAHKFVNRRERHQIYRFAYKAEINAVNELLSEKKITQDEHKYYLEFLALSFKTVTGGPLTNLLLRFRFGFNIGKLYRDINSVQEMFLTSPLLAEQFYWVNQFESHDEDIMSIEKVGFDAVMSALKEKFHGQSVSLELHDVRSFYRERHRRMYQSTPNPKIFYQLFLEAFHAEFEFLQNTIRDGKIGMDTAEALQEHIIYDQMALIQNDSVYTQNYEIKRYDK, from the coding sequence ATGGTTGAAACTTTTTTTCCAATAATACTTTTAGTTGGGGTCGTGGCCTCAATTATGATTCAAAATCATATTAAAGCTATTCCACTTCCAATCGTGTTCATTGTTGTCGGAATGCTTTTTTCAATGTTGCCACTTTATCAACATTTCACTTTTGATCCAACCTTATTTCTGTTCTTAATAGTTGCTCCATTCCTGTATAATGACGCTCAGTCTGCTTCTCGCTATTGGATTGGAAGAGGTGCAATCAACATCTTTTCTTTGTCAATTATGTTAGTGATTTTCACAGTTATCGGCGTCGGAATAGTTGTCCATTCAATTTTTAGCATTATTCCGCTCGCACTAGTGATTGCACTGTCTGCCATCGTAACCCCAACCGATGCAACATCTGTTAGTGCGTTCTCATTTCCAAATAAAAATCTTCAAATTCCGTACATTATTTTACAAAATGAGTCCCTATTTAATGACGCAACCGGGTTTGTTACATTAAACATTGCCGTTGCAATGTATCTAAGCGGAACATTTTCAATCGGTGCCGCCTTGGTTGCATTTTTAATTGAGTTTGGCGGTGGATTATTATTTGGAGTCATCATTGGAGTAATTATTCATGCTATACGTTCATTGTTGATTTCGCTTGGAGATGATAGTCCACTCGTAATGGTCTCAATTGAAATGATCGTTCCCTTTATCGCATACTTTGTTGCTGATGGTTTTGGATTTTCTGGAATTTTAGCCGTTGTGGCTGCTGGCTTAATTCAAGGATCTGAAAATGATAATCTCCAATTAACCTCTAGTCGTATGCAGCTTGTCCGCTCTAATGCTTGGGAAATCATCGAACAAGCACTTACTGGTGTGATATTTATTCTACTTGGAATATCTTTGCCAACAATTATTATTGGTATTTTAAATACTGGTCACAATCTTCTCTTTCTTCTAGTTATGATTGCTTTGTCTATTTACACCGTAAAATTTGTCATTCGCTTATTATGGACCCGGTATCTTGTGTGGATGCACATTCCTAGCGCAAGTCGATGGAAAGACAGCTGGATTATGGCTTTAAGTGGCGCTAGTGGGACAATTTCGTTGGCTCTTGCGTTCCTTCTTCCGAAATCAATTAACGAAAATTCTGTAGTGAATAGAAACTCCATGATATTTATTATTTCCGTTGTTATTATTGTAAGTTTAACTATTGCTGCAGTTACAGTGCCTAAACCAACACGGCCTAAAAAAAATAAGGATCTAATCAAACCAGTTGACAAGTGGGTTCGTGAAATGATCATGGTTGCGATGAATACCGTTCGAAAAGAAAAAGAGCATCAAGTTGAGTCTGATATTGTGGTTGATGCTTTAAGTCAGCAACTACACGCGCATAAATTTGTAAACCGACGCGAACGACACCAAATTTACAGATTTGCATACAAGGCAGAAATCAATGCCGTTAATGAATTGCTTTCAGAAAAAAAGATAACCCAAGATGAGCATAAATATTACTTAGAATTTTTAGCGTTAAGTTTCAAGACCGTTACTGGTGGCCCGTTAACTAATCTACTATTGCGTTTTAGGTTTGGATTTAATATCGGCAAGTTATATCGTGACATCAATTCTGTACAAGAAATGTTTCTAACATCGCCGCTTCTTGCGGAACAATTCTACTGGGTTAACCAATTTGAATCACACGATGAAGATATTATGTCAATTGAAAAAGTTGGCTTTGATGCCGTAATGAGCGCATTAAAGGAAAAGTTCCATGGACAATCTGTAAGCCTGGAATTACATGACGTACGATCCTTTTACCGGGAACGCCACCGTCGGATGTATCAATCCACTCCTAACCCTAAAATATTCTACCAATTATTTCTAGAAGCTTTTCATGCCGAATTTGAATTCCTACAGAATACCATTCGCGATGGAAAAATTGGAATGGATACGGCAGAAGCGCTGCAGGAACACATTATTTATGACCAGATGGCATTGATCCAAAATGATTCAGTTTATACTCAAAACTACGAAATAAAACGATATGATAAGTAA
- a CDS encoding FAD-dependent oxidoreductase, translated as MANSKTKVVVVGASHGGHQSVLELLNKYDNLDITLFEAGDFVSFMSCGMELYLENSVTDVNDVRNFRPELFTEQGVKVLNNHQVNRINADRKTITVLDTKTNQEREYEYDKLILSSGVTPNSLPIPGTDLENVFLMRGYDWATKIKSKLEDPTIKNVTVIGAGYIGIEAVEASVKAGKNVTLLEVIDRPLGTYLDSEMTNILQAHLEEQGVKVVMNANIEGLEGKHSVASVRTADFEYPSDLVIQAAGIKPNTDWLKGTIDLDNRGWINNNEYLQTNLPDVYAIGDATLVYSIAAEKKVPIALATVVRREARYVVEHLFEKVPSVPFKGVVGSSALSVFDYHFAATGLNSFTAARSGVETKADFYQDTLRPAYVPESNNPKVYVQLLFDPATHRILGGAVLSKYDITAQGNVLALAVQQRLTLEDLADADFFFQPGFDRQWSLLNLAAQHALKGPKF; from the coding sequence ATGGCAAACTCAAAGACAAAAGTAGTAGTGGTTGGTGCATCACATGGTGGGCATCAATCTGTATTGGAGTTATTAAATAAGTATGACAACTTAGATATTACGCTTTTTGAAGCAGGTGATTTCGTTTCATTTATGTCATGTGGAATGGAATTATATCTTGAAAATAGCGTTACCGACGTTAACGATGTTCGCAACTTTAGACCAGAGTTATTTACAGAACAAGGTGTTAAAGTTTTAAATAATCATCAAGTCAATCGAATTAATGCTGATCGTAAAACTATTACAGTTCTTGATACAAAAACAAATCAAGAACGTGAATACGAATATGATAAGTTGATTTTAAGTTCGGGAGTTACGCCAAATAGTTTGCCAATTCCAGGAACTGATTTGGAAAATGTGTTCTTAATGCGTGGTTACGATTGGGCAACGAAGATTAAATCAAAACTTGAAGATCCAACAATTAAGAATGTCACTGTGATTGGTGCGGGATACATTGGAATTGAAGCTGTTGAAGCAAGTGTTAAGGCGGGAAAGAACGTAACCTTACTTGAAGTAATTGATCGACCACTTGGAACATATCTAGATTCTGAAATGACAAATATTTTGCAAGCACATTTGGAAGAACAAGGTGTTAAAGTGGTAATGAACGCTAATATTGAAGGCTTGGAAGGAAAACATAGTGTAGCCTCAGTTCGTACTGCAGACTTTGAATACCCAAGTGACCTTGTAATCCAGGCAGCAGGAATTAAGCCAAATACTGATTGGCTGAAGGGAACTATTGACCTAGATAATCGAGGATGGATCAATAATAATGAGTATTTACAAACGAATCTACCAGATGTTTACGCTATTGGGGATGCTACTTTGGTATATTCAATTGCAGCTGAAAAAAAGGTTCCGATTGCTTTGGCTACTGTAGTTCGTCGTGAAGCACGATACGTAGTTGAACATTTATTTGAAAAGGTTCCTTCTGTACCTTTTAAGGGTGTTGTAGGATCCTCAGCTTTAAGTGTGTTTGACTATCACTTTGCAGCAACGGGGCTGAATAGTTTTACAGCTGCTAGATCAGGTGTTGAGACTAAGGCTGATTTTTATCAAGATACTTTGAGACCTGCTTACGTACCTGAATCAAATAATCCAAAAGTATACGTTCAATTATTGTTTGACCCAGCTACACATCGAATCTTAGGTGGTGCTGTACTATCGAAGTACGATATAACGGCACAAGGTAATGTGTTAGCGTTGGCGGTTCAACAGCGCTTGACACTCGAAGATTTAGCGGACGCGGACTTTTTCTTCCAACCAGGATTTGATCGACAATGGAGTCTATTAAATTTAGCGGCACAACACGCGCTAAAGGGACCAAAGTTTTAA
- a CDS encoding phosphotransferase, with protein MNDKLSLVLEITNIHPQKVIHFSDNFAEDAFGIQLGDSEWYFVKIFNSGKNYRRERIVTESFEEAGPVLYAGKLHADRYFMIRPLIVGTPLQSSGIDEKTSYELGYMLGKFHTISMPKNKIVEQSVDSIFYRWFENSQQFFTQAINDRLIQKFDASFTKYKNDSLAITHMDFRIGNVIKNINGLHLIDFGSAKYTDNFFDFVKIRKELKTLSLKNWVAFSHGYNKVIDIDLINPEVQKKIDFFQFAHGIGGLSFSSRNVEENSQFIKQNKKTVLAFLDES; from the coding sequence ATGAATGATAAACTAAGTCTAGTTTTAGAAATAACAAATATTCATCCGCAAAAAGTTATTCATTTTAGTGATAATTTTGCAGAAGATGCGTTTGGCATACAATTGGGCGACTCTGAATGGTACTTTGTAAAAATATTTAATTCTGGCAAGAATTATAGAAGGGAACGAATTGTGACTGAGAGCTTTGAAGAAGCTGGACCTGTATTATACGCAGGCAAGCTTCATGCGGATCGGTATTTCATGATTAGACCATTAATTGTAGGAACCCCATTACAAAGTAGTGGAATTGATGAAAAGACATCATACGAATTAGGTTATATGCTAGGTAAATTTCATACTATCTCAATGCCGAAAAATAAGATTGTTGAACAAAGTGTTGATTCGATATTTTATAGATGGTTTGAAAATTCACAACAGTTTTTTACACAAGCAATTAATGACCGACTTATTCAAAAATTTGATGCAAGTTTTACTAAGTATAAGAACGATTCGTTGGCAATCACACACATGGATTTTCGCATTGGCAATGTGATAAAAAATATAAACGGATTACACCTGATTGATTTTGGTTCTGCGAAATATACCGATAATTTTTTTGACTTTGTCAAAATTCGAAAAGAGCTGAAAACTCTATCACTTAAGAATTGGGTCGCGTTTAGTCATGGGTATAACAAGGTAATAGACATTGATTTAATAAATCCAGAGGTACAGAAAAAAATAGATTTTTTTCAGTTTGCTCATGGAATTGGTGGGCTATCATTTTCTAGCAGAAACGTTGAGGAAAACTCACAATTTATTAAACAGAATAAGAAAACGGTATTGGCATTTTTAGACGAGAGTTAA